A section of the Ranitomeya imitator isolate aRanImi1 chromosome 7, aRanImi1.pri, whole genome shotgun sequence genome encodes:
- the LOC138646096 gene encoding uncharacterized protein, protein MLTVCYSFFQMSFNTEEFVRELIEMYRSLPCLWQIKSADYSNRNKKREAFAKLVALFQQHNPSEKVDESVVRKKIQGLRTVYKKELNKVVRSKKSGAATDEVYVPSLWYFDLLGFTRDQELPRTMASSMRQTLDEDPVIPTDTPVGDQDRHDDLSTPTSEDLLGDEPSRAEATEGSSEDPAPSTPNTPYVPRRINNGRKRKETVSPSTELVTLAKQMLSQQSHSTVDSFANFAADRLGKLQDQQRIHAERVIFETLSKAAAGQLDERSSVQSFMDHSWQPMNETPQEMRGTPAHRQFRSHLNMPLAPPPQYPRFSHSFLGQLSSPPSQGFLNGENHYEEL, encoded by the exons atgctcactgtatgctattctttctttcagatgtctttCAATACCGAGGAGTTTGTACGGGAATTGATTGAGATGTATCGATCCCTGCCCTGCCTTTGGCAGATTAAATCCGCTGACTACAGCAACAGAAACAAGAAGAGGGAGGCTTTTGCCAAACTTGTTGCTCTGTTTCAGCAGCATAACCCCAGCGAGAAGGTGGATGAGAGTGTAGTCCGGAAAAAGATCCAGGGTCTACGCACAGTTTATAAAAAGGAGCTCAACAAGGTGGTGAGGTCAAAGAAGTCTGGTGCCGCCACAGACGAGGTTTATGTGCCATCGTTATGGTACTTTGACTTGCTTGGCTTCACCCGTGACCAGGAGCTCCCGCGTACAATGGCATCTTCAATGCGGCAGACCCTGGATGAAGACCCTGTGATCCCGACTGACACCCCTGTTGGAGAT CAAGATCGGCATGATGATCTGTCCACCCCGACCAGTGAGGACCTGCTGGGAGATGAACCAAGCCGGGCGGAGGCTACTGAGGGGTCTAGTGAAGACCCTGCACCCTCAACCCCCAACACACCTTATGTACCACGGCGGATAAACAATGGTCGTAAAAGAAAAGAAACCGTGTCGCCATCAACCGAGTTGGTCACTTTGGCGAAGCAAATGTTAAGCCAGCAGAGCCACAGTACCGTGGACAGCTTTGCCAACTTTGCCGCTGATCGGCTAGGGAAGCTGCAAGACCAACAAAGGATACACGCCGAGAGGGTGATTTTTGAAACTTTGAGCAAAGCGGCAGCTGGACAGCTAGATGAAAGGTCAAGTGTGCAAAGTTTTATGGACCATTCATGGCAGCCAATGAATGAAACGCCTCAGGAAATGCGTGGCACACCAGCACACCGTCAATTTAGATCACACCTGAACATGCCGCTTGCCCCTCCACCACAATATCCCAGGTTTTCTCATTCTTTTCTTGGGCAGTTATCATCTCCGCCCAGCCAAGGATTTTTGAATGGTGAAAACCATTATGAAGAATTATAG